Genomic window (Polaribacter batillariae):
AAATCAGTGGCAAACATTGGTTACAGAATATAGAGCCAACGAAGCACTTATTAGAGGTAACGAAGTAACTGCAGCAGATTTAGAAAGAAGAGTGTATGATTATGATACAAATTGGTATGACGAACTTTTAAGAGCGGCACCTATTTCACAACATAATGTAAATATTTCTGGAGGTACAGAAAAAATTAAATATTTTATGTCTGGTGGGTTTTTACATCAAGAAGGTATCTGGAAAACAAATTCGGTAAGCAAAGATAGGTTTAATGTTAGAAGTAATATAGATGTAGATTTAAATGATAATTTAAAAGTATCTCTTGGTTTTGGAGGAATTATTAATCAAGTAGAATATCCAGGAGCTTCATCTGAACTTATAGCAGCTAGATTAAGATCAGCACCATTTATTCCAGTAAAATATCCAGGTTTTAAAGAGTATGCGAGTCCTACAACCACAGGAGGTGGAAACCCAGTTGCTTTGGCAGACCCAAATGCTTCTGGTTACAGCAGACGAAACGAAAGAACTTACAATATAAACTTTATCACGGAATATAAAGTACCATTTTTAGATGGGTTATCATTAAAAGGGGTGGTTGGTTACGATACCTACGATAGAAATCAAAAAACTTGGAATACAGATATTGTGTATCGTAGTTTTGCACAAGATTCAGGAGAATTTTTATTAAGTAACAATGCTTCCAATGCCGATAAAGCTACTTTAAGCCGTGGAGACGGATTTAATTCAACATTAACCTTGCAAGGTTTTATCAATTATAAACAAAGTTTTGAAGGTCATAATTTTGATACAAGTCTTATTTATGAGAGAAATCAATCAGAAATTAACTCTTTTAACTCTACAGTAGGAGATTTTCCTTCAACGGTTTTAGATCAATTCGCTGGTGGATTAAATACACTAAATAAATTCAATACAGATTATGAAAGAAAGTTAGTATCAGAAGCTATAATTGGTCGTCTTTCTTACGATTACGAAAGTAAATATTTATTAAATTTTAATTTTAGGTATGATGGAGCACAGCACTTTGCACCAGGAAAAAAATGGGGTTTTTTCCCTTCTGCTGCAGTAGGTTGGGTAGTATCTAAAGAAGACTTTATGGAAAGTATTTCTAATACACTAACACAATTTAAGTTAAAAGCATCTTGGGGTAAATTAGGAGATTTATCGTCTGCTAGAAATTATTATTTAAATACTGGGTTTAATTATTACCAAAGTGGATTTTTATATCCAGGAAATGCGTTAGCATTTGGAGATAGAGTACTTTTTAATCCTACTGAAACAAATGAAGCAAATCCAGATTTTACATGGGCAACTTCAACTACTTTAAATTTAGGTTTCGAGGCAACATTATGGGAAAATCTGTTTACAGTATCTGCAGAGTATTTTGTAAGAAATAGAGAGGGTTTACCTGCACAACGTAATAACGATAATGCTGGGGCTTTAGCAACAGTGTATAATTTAAATAGTGATAGAACTGTTGGATTCGATTTGTCTATTGGGCACGATTATAAAATTGGAGAATTTAAATATGGCATTACAGGTAATTTGTCTTGGGCTAGAACGAAAAATATTTATAATGAAGATAATGGGCAATACACAAACGGTCGTACTAGATGGAGGTTTGATGCCGATGGAAATTGGAATAATGTTCGATGGGGGCATGAAGTAATAGGTCGTTATCAAAACCAAGAAGAAATAGATAATGCACCAATACATAGAGGAGTAAGCAGTAATGCAGTAATTTTACCAGGAGATTTAAAATACGAAGACTATAATGGAGATGGTTTTATAGACGAACAAGATCAAAAACCAATCGGAAGAGGTGCTTACCCAGAATTAATTTTTGGGGCTAATTTTAATGCCGAATGGAGAGGTTTCGATTTTTCTATGTTTTGGCAAGGGGCAGCAAGATCAGAATTTAATTTAGGTATTTTTGATTATACTGCATTTTCTGAAGGAAATTTAGACGTAAATACTTGGGAGTATTTTTCAGATCGTTGGAGAAAAGCAGATTATACAGATCCAAACTCTGCATGGATTCCAGGAGAACAACCAGCAATTCGAGATTTTCAAACAGAATCTATTAATAATTTACCTTCTACATTTAGAAATCAAGACGGAAAATATATTCGTTTAAAGAATATAGAATTGGGATATTCAATTCCAAAATACGTTGCTAAAAATTTAAATATAACTTCACTTAGATTATATGTAAACGCAACGAATGCACTAACTTTTTCAGAAAATAAGTTTATAGACCCAGAACAAAGAGAAGGTGGTTTTAACTTGGGAGGATATCCACAAATTAGATCATTTAATCTCGGATTAAATTTAAAATTTTAAATATAAAAACAGATGAGAAATATATATATAATAGTAGTACTTATTATGTCGTCGGTATTCTTTACTGCTTGTAATGACGATTTTTTAGAAGTAAAAAGTCCCAATCTTTTAACTGATGAAGACGTTGCTAATTTTCCAGAAATTGCAGAAGCCCAGTTTTTATCTTTATACGCCGAACTTAGAACAAATATACAAAGCATTGGAGCTGGTAGGTTAAATGGGCCTTCTGGAAATATGCTATCTGGTTATACAGATGATGCAGCCTGTGGCCATGCTTTTGGTTCAGGAAATGGGCAAGCATTTAGTTTAGGAAATATAAATAGAGCAGCAGGAAGTGTAGATAGTGGCATAGGACCAAGTTTGTGGCCTTATAGAACTATAGATAAATTAAACAATTTTATTATTAAGTTTAAAGATTCTAGCAACGATGGAGTTTTAAATACAGTAGGTGAAGCGTATTGTTTAAGAGCTTGGTTGTATTTCGAAATTGTAAAACGTTATGGAGGTGTACCCTTACATACAGATGGTATTAGCGAATTATCTTCAATTAGCGATCGAAAAACAGAAGCAGAATCTTGGGATTTTGTATTGGCAGAATTCGACAATGCGATTGCTTTGTTGCCACAACAACAGCCTGTATTAGCAGAAAACAAAGACCGTGTAAACAAATTTACAGCTTTGGCGTTAAAAGCAAGAGCTGGTTTGTACGCTGGTACGATTGCCAAATATGGTAATGGAGAGTTTAATAATGGTTTTCAAGGCATTTCTTCTACAAAAGCACAAGGGTACTTAAAACAAGGTGCAGAAGCGGCTAAATTATTTGTAGATACCAATTTTAATTATACACTAGATGCTAATTTTGGAGATATATTTAATGGAAAAAAAGAAGATAGTAACGAAATTATTTTTAGATTTCAGAATAACCCACAAGCAGGAGTTACTATTTTTTACGATTTTTGGATCAATTCTTTTAAAATTAAAAAACAAGGTTTTGCTGCATTAACAAACCCACATTTAGATATTGTAGAGCAGTTCGAGACTTTAGATGGCAACATAACTCCTCTAGATTATACAGCACAATATGCAAATCCAGCACAATTTTTCGAAGGTAGAGACAAACGTTTAACACAATCTATTATAGTACCAGGAGGTACGTTTTTAGGAGAAACTTTCGACATTTATAAAGAAACTCGTGTAAAACGTGCAGGAGGAGCTGTAGAAACATATGGTTATAATAATGTTGGAGATTGGAGAAATGGAGGTACTGTTCCTGGTTATCCTCAGTTTACACAATCGGGTATAGATGGTAATTTCCCAGAACCTGGTATAGCGGGTACAAGCGTATATGGCTTTTATGTAAAAAAATTATTATATGAGGCTGAAAAATTAGACAATTCAGCAATATTAGGCCCCAACCAACAACAACAAGATGCTATTGTTGTAAGATATGGAGAAGTACTGTTAACTTTAGCAGAATTGGCAGTAGAATTAAACGATTTAGGCGATGGTAGTTACATGTCACAAGGGCAACAAGCTCTCAACGAAGTGCGTTCAATACATGGAGGTTTGCCAGGAAAAACACTTTCTAAAGAAGTGGTACGTCACGAACGTAGAATAGATTTACTATATGAAGGGTTTCGTTATTGGGATTTAAAAAGATGGAGAATAGGTACAGAAATTCACCAGAAAACATACCGCGCTTTAAACCCCATTTTAAATATAGATGAAACAACAACACCAGCATCTATCTATTATACTATAGAGCCAGATGTGGCACCAACTTATTTAGGAAATACACGTATAAAATGGTTTGAAGAAAGAGATTATTACTCTCCATTACCAATTGCAGACAATCCTGGATTGGTACAAAACATAGGATGGTAAAACTTAAAAATATGAATTTAAAACAGTATAAAATGAAAAATAGATTTTTTATAAAAACGATCTTTTTCCTCTCGTTAGCCATCTTTACAGGTTGCGAACTAGATGATCGAGTTGACGACCTTACAGGAGCTTATGAAGGTAAAATTATTGATAAAAATACAGGAGAAACTGTAAATACAGAATACTCTTCTGGAGCGAAATTACGATTTTTAGATCTTGCTTTTGGAGATATAGCACAACCATTAGATTACTTGGTTTTGCCAGATGGTACTTTTAATAATTCTAAAATATTTCCAGCAAACTATAAAATTTGGGCAGATGGACCTTTTCTAGAATTAGATACCATACAAAGTTTAGATTTATCGTCTCCAAATAATTTCGATATAAAAGTAATACCCAATGTAACACTGCACATTCAAGAAATTAAAAATTTGTTTGGTATTGGTATGGAAATTACCTACGATTATAAAGTAAACGATCCATTATCGACAGAACAACAAATAGGTTTTATTTTTTCGGAAATAGAATATCCTGGTTTTAATAGATCTGCACTTCCAGGTGCAAATGAAACAGCACTGGCGACTAGAATTATTAAAGATGTTACAGATTTAGAAGGTACAATTACAGATTTAGTGTATTTAGATCCTAATAAAAAATATTATGTTCGAGCATTAGGTAAATTTAAAGGTTCTAGTGATTTTTGGAATTATTCAAACCAAGAAGAGTTCTCTACAACAGATATAGATGTTGCTGCAATACCTGTTCAAGTCGAGCAGGGAGCAATTAGTAGTTCTTCTGTGTTGTTAAGTGTGCCTGTACCTCCAATAGATGGTTTAACTATTAAGTTAGAATATGCTACTGGTGGCGATGGTACTATAACCGATGTTTTTCCGGCTGGACAGCTTGTTTACGCAGCAAATCTTCCAGCAAACACCTCAGTAGATGTAAAGGTCTCTTTATCAAGTGGTGGCATTGATGGAAATCCAACCACTGTTTCAGTAATGACAGATGCAAATACAGATCATTACATAGAACCAAACCCTACAAGATTACCAAATGTACCGTTTTATTACGACCAAGATTTTAAATACTCGCTATCAAAAAGAGTCGCAGAAGAATTCGGACCAACAAACGATCCAGGATGGGTAACAAATGGGTCTAGACACGTTTTTATGGATTGGTGGAGCTCTTGGTTGCCAAGACCAGACCTAATTCCAACTTCAGAGTACCTTGCTAACATTAAGGAGTTTACTCTATATGGAAACATTAAAAATATGGTAGATATTTTGCCTTTTACAGGTATGGAAACACTAAATATTAATGTTGGTGAAGCCTTGTTTTCAGAAGGGTTAACAGTATCTTCAGACTTAGATCTAAGACCTTTAACTAAATTAAAAAACTTAAAAACAATAGTGCTTGGAGCAGGTGTACCTTTAACAGAAGCAGATTTTACAGATGCTGGTGTAACTGGTGTAACCATTGTAAAAAACTAATGAGTTATATATTGTAAATAAATAATACAAATGAAAGAGAAGAAAGCAGGTGTGATTTAATATTAAATTTTACCTGCTTTTTTATTACATATCACTAAACTTTATTGTAGAAACAATTCTATGAACATTCCCAAACATATCAAAACTATTTTTTTGCTGTGCTTATATTTGTTGAGTAATTCGTCTTTCTCACAAATTTTTAAACGTGTAGAGGTACAAGCAAAACTAGCTGTTTTATCAGAAAATATGGGAGTTTCTGTAGCAGATTACGATGGAGACAACGATTTAGATATATTTATTGTTGGTAACACAACAGACGAAAACAATAATTTATTGAGTACCAGTAAGTTATTTAAAAACCTTAATAACGGTGTTTTTGAAGATGTTACCAAAGACGCAGGGTTATTAGATTTGTCATCATTAAATAATAACGATATACCAGATAGTAGCGAAGACAGTGGCTATAATGGTTATAAATTTGGTGCTTCTTGGGGAGATTACAACAACGATGGCTTTCCAGATTTGCTATTTACAAATGCTTACAGCATTCAGCTTTTTAAAAATAATGGTAATGGAACTTTTGTAGAAGTAACAACAGAAGCAGGTTTTTTAAAATACAATAATTGCTACAATACAAGTGCTACTTGGTTCGATTATAATAAAGATGGTTTTTTAGACCTTTATATTGGAGATTATGCCTCAACAACCTGCGATGGCAACAGTTTTTATAGAAATAATGGCGATGGAACTTTTAAAGAAATATCGAAAGAATTAGGTGTACAAAGCAAAGAGAAGTTTACTTACATGAGCATGCCAATAGATGTAAATAATGATGGCTGGCTCGATCTATATTTAGCAAACGATTTTGGAGAAAATGATTTGTATATCAATAAAAACGGATTGTCTTTCGAAAATCAAACAAACGAATATCAGCTTAACAATAATTTAAACGGAATGGGGTTAACCGTTGGCGATTATAACAACGATGGTTATTTCGATTTGTACCTAACAAACATTCTAAAAAATGCACTATTTAAAAATAATGGAAACAATTTGTTTGAAGATGTAGCAGTCGAAGAAAATGTCTTAAACGCTACTTGGGCTTGGAATACTCGTTTTTCAGATTTCGATTTAGATGGCGATGAAGATTTATTTGTAGTTAATGGATTTGTAGGTGCAAAAAGCAAAAATGTCTATTTTAAAAATCTGCTTGTTGAGGGGCAAGAAGGCTTTTCAAAAATGTCAAACGAAGTAGGTTTAGTAGCAAAAACGTATAGTATTGGTTCAGAAATTTTTGATTTTGACAATGATGGCGATTTAGATGTCTTTGTTTCCAATGTAGAGCAATCTTCATTTTTATACGAAAATAAAACGATTGAGTCTTCGAAAGCAGAAAATCCAAATTGGTTTAAAGTGCATCTAAAAGGAACTATTTCTAATAGGAATGCCATTGGAACAAAGCTAGAAATTAAAACAATTAAAGGATCACAATACCGATTTTATACTGGAGTAGGTTTGTTTTCTCAAAGTTTGCAACCCGTTCATTTTGGTTTAAATGAAGCAAATGAAATTTTAGAATTAAAAATTACATGGCCATCAGGTGAAAAAGAAACCTATTTAAATCTTCCAGTAAATAAAACCATTTTAGCAACAGAGAAAAAAGGGTATGAAGTAATAGAAATTAAACCGAGCGAAAAGATTGCTGGTTGTACCGACCCAAATTCATGTAATTACAATCCAAATGCTACTATAAACGACGGTTCTTGTAGTTATTTACCATCAAAACAAATTTCAGGAAATACAAATTCAACTTACTTAAAATCAGAAACATATACTTATACTTTAGAGAATAACGCAACTGCTATTTGGAGTGTGGTTGGCGGAGAAATTATAGAAGGGCAAGGAACTGGAACCGTAAAAATAAAATGGCATTTGAGTACAGTTGGAAAAATTACAGTTGTAGAAACAAACAATACGTGTAGTAGTTTACCTGTTGAACTGAATGTTGATTTAAAAATTTCCGAAGTTTTAAAAAATCAATCGATTGCAAGAATTTGGAACGAAGCTTTACTTATTGCCATTCGTGGCGATTATGCACGCCCAACAGTACATGCAAGAAATTTATTCCACTCAAGCATAGCGATGTATGATGCTTGGGCAATACATAACGATCGTGCAAAACCATATTTAATTGGAAATAATGTGCATAATTTTAACAGTAAACTCACAACGTTTACGCCTTCCGAAGGCAAAGAAGCTTCTATTAATAAAACCATAAGTTATGCGGTTTATAGGTTGTTGTGCCATCGATTTAAAAACTCACCTAATGCAAAAAATACATTAGAAATTTTCGATTTAATTATGAATCAAATGCGGTATGATAAAGATTTTACCTCTACAGATTATACTAAAGGAAACGCAGGAGCATTGGGTAATTTTATAGCAGAAACTATTATAAATTATGGATTTGTAGATGGAGCTGAAGAACAAACAGACTATCAAAATAAGTATTACAAGCCAGAAAACCCTCCTTTAAGACCTTCGCTATCTGGAGATGGAAATTTAAAAAATCCGAATAGATGGCAACCTTTAAGTTTCAATGTTTTTATAGACCAAAGTGGAAATTTAATTCAAGAAACAACCCCAGATTTTTTAAGTCCAGAATGGGGAAATGTGCATCCTTTTTCACTACATAAGTCAGATATATCGAATTTTAAAAGAAATAATGGCGACTATAAAGTATATAACAATCCTGGAGCACCACCATATTTAGGAAACGATGAAGTTTCAAGCAACGCATATAAATGGGGGTTTTCATTAGTGTCTAAATGGAGCTCACACTTAAACGTATCAGATAACGTTTTATGGGATATTTCACCCAAATCAATAGGAAATATTTCCCCAGACCAATATCCTACAAATTTTGAAGCATACAAGACTTTTTATAAGGAATTAGAAGGTGGCGATATTGGAAAAGGGCATGCTGTAAATCCGATTACGAACCAGCCTTACCAAACTCAAATGGTTCCCAGAGGAGATTATACAAGGGTTTTGGCAGAATTTTGGGCAGATGGTCCAGATTCAGAAACACCTCCAGGACATTGGTTTACTATTTTAAATTATGTAAACGACCATCCTTTATTTGTTAAAAAAATTAAAGGAGAAGGAGGTATTCTAGAGTCGTTAGAATGGGATGTGAAGGCCTATTTTATTTTAGGAGGAGCAATGCATGATTCGGCTATTGCAGCATGGAGTATTAAAGGTTGGTACGATTACATAAGACCTATTTCTGCCATAAGATACATGGCAAATAAAGGACAAAGTTCTAATACTTCATTAGATAATTATCATGCAGAAGGCATTCCTCTAGAGGAAGGTTTGGTAGAAATAGTAAAAGAAAACGACCCATTAGCTGGAGACGAAGCAGAACATGTAGGGAAAATTAAATTGTACGCATGGAAAGGACATCGTTTTATAAATAATCCAGAAAAAGACCAATCTGGAGTAGGTTGGATTCTAGCTGAAAATTGGGTACCATACCAAAGAGCCTCTTTTGTAACGCCACCTTTTGCAGGTTATGTATCTGGTCATTCTACATTTTCTAGAGCAGCAGCAGAAGTGATTACCTTGTTAACAGGTAGCCCTTATTTTCCAGGAGGATATGGCGAATTTATTGCAAAGAAAAATAAGTTTTTAGTATTCGAAGAAGGCCCTAGTATGGATGTAAAATTGCAGTGGGCAACATATCGAGATGCGTCAGACCAATGCAGTTTATCCCGTATTTGGGGAGGAATTCACCCACCTGCAGATGATATTCCTGGAAGATTAATTGGAGAGAAAATTGGAGTTAATGCGTTTAATTTTGCAAATGAATATTTTAATATTGATACCAAAAATGAAGCTATAACGAACATCACAGTTTTTCCAAATCCTTTAAAAAGTAATGAAATATGGATTTCTAATACCACTCAAATTGATGATATAAAACTCTATGATTTAAAAGGAGTAGAAATTAAAATTAACGAAAAAATATATATAGAATCACTTAAAAGAACCAAATTAAGCTTGCCTTTATTGGCTTCTGGAGTCTATATGGTTACAGTAAACAGCCAATCAAAAAAACTAATTATTCAATAATTTTCTAAAAGATGATTAAATAAACCTCTTAGACCGATATTTATACTTAGTTACGTTTACCGGTCTTTAGATTTGTAAAGTCATTTTTTTAATAGTTCATATCAATATTTTATTAATTTAAATGTGTTTAAAATTAAAATAGGTTACAACATACCTTTTTTTTGAATTTTATTTTTAAAAATAATACCAATGGTTAAATTAAAATCCCTTTTTTTACTAACTCTTATTACGTTTGTAAATTTAAGCTGTAAGAATACAGAAAGCTTCAAAGAAAAAAAGCAAAGTCCAATTGAAGCATTAGCAAAACGAATCGCTCCTAATCATGCTAATAAATTTATATTCGAAGTACTAGAAAATTCAGAAAAAGATATTTTTGAAATTCAGTCTAAAGAAGATAAAATTCTTATTCGTGGTAATAATTACAATTCTATTGCAGTTGGCTTAAATTACTACTTAAAAAATTATTGCAAAACCTATGTATCTTGGTATGTAGATGATAAAATAGATTTACCAGAAACGCTACCCACAATTTCTAAAAAAATAACAAAATCTGCGAGAGTAGAAAACCGTTTTTTTCTTAATTACTGTACATTCGGGTACACCATGCCTTGGTGGCAATGGAAAGATTGGGAACACTTTATAGATTGGATGGCCTTAAATGGCGTAAATATGCCATTGGCAATTACTGGGCAAGAAGCTATTTGGTACGAGGTTTGGAAAGAGTACGGATTGTCTGATGAGCAAATTAGAAGCTATTTTACAGGACCAGCACACTTGCCTTGGCATAGAATGTCTAATTTAGATAAATGGGGTGGTCCATTGCCAATGTCTTGGTTAAAGCATCAAAAAGATTTACAAAAGAAAATTGTTGCCAGAGAACGAGAATTTGGTATGACACCTGTATTGCCAGCCTTTGCAGGTCATGTTCCTGAAGCGCTAAAAGCAATTTTTCCAGAAGCAAAAATTAATCAATTAAGTTCTTGGGGCGGTTTTAAAGATAAGTATAGGAGTTTCTTTTTAGATCCTTTAGACCCTGCTTTTAAAGAAATTCAACATAAATTTTTAAAAAAACAAACAGAAGCTTTTGGAACAGACCACATTTATGGAGCAGACCCATTTAACGAAGTACACCCTCCAAGTTGGGAGCCAGATTATTTGGCGACAGTTTCCAATACCATTTATAGCTCTATAAAAGACATAGACCCAGAAGCTAATTGGTTACAAATGTCTTGGATATTTTATTTTGAAAGAGAACATTGGACCAATGAGCGAATAGAAGCTATGGTAAAAGCGGTACCACAAGATAAAATGATGCTACTAGATTATTATTGTGAAAAAGAGGAAGTTTGGCAAATGACAGATGCGTTTTTTGGACAACCTTTTATATGGTGTTATTTGGGTAATTTTGGAGGAAATACCATGTTAGCAGGCAATTTAGATACAGTTGAAAAACGTATTGAAAATGCGTTTGCAAAGAATAAAAATATGTGGGGCTTAGGTTCTACTTTAGAAGCTTTTGATGTAAACCCATTAATGTACGAATATGTGTTTGAAAAAGTGTGGACAAACAAAAGCACCAATACAGATAAATGGATTAAAAATTGGGCAGATATAAGGTATGGAAGTGAAAATAACAATGCGCGCGAATCTTGGAATCTTTTACACAAAAAAATATACAAAGACCCAGCAAGATTAGGGCAAGCCACCTTAACAAATACAAGACCTACCTTAGCAGGAAGTGGAAATTGGACTACAGATCCTACTATTAATTACGATAATAAAGAACTGTTTAAAATTTGGCAATTATTATTAGAAAAACCAAGTACAAAAACAAGTTATCAGTACGATGTTACCAATATTGGGCGTCAAGTATTAGGAAATCTTTTTTCTGAATTAAGAGCCGATTTTACAAAGAATTATAACAATAAAAATAGACGAGGTTTAAAGGAAAGTGGCGAAAAAATGTTGACTTTATTCGACGATTTAGATAAATTGTTAGGAACTCAATCTTCTTTTTTATTAGGAAAATGGTTAGAAGATGCGAAATCTTTTGGAGTTACTAAAGAAGAAGAAAAATATTACGAACACAACGCGCGTAATATTATTACAAC
Coding sequences:
- a CDS encoding alpha-N-acetylglucosaminidase; translation: MVKLKSLFLLTLITFVNLSCKNTESFKEKKQSPIEALAKRIAPNHANKFIFEVLENSEKDIFEIQSKEDKILIRGNNYNSIAVGLNYYLKNYCKTYVSWYVDDKIDLPETLPTISKKITKSARVENRFFLNYCTFGYTMPWWQWKDWEHFIDWMALNGVNMPLAITGQEAIWYEVWKEYGLSDEQIRSYFTGPAHLPWHRMSNLDKWGGPLPMSWLKHQKDLQKKIVAREREFGMTPVLPAFAGHVPEALKAIFPEAKINQLSSWGGFKDKYRSFFLDPLDPAFKEIQHKFLKKQTEAFGTDHIYGADPFNEVHPPSWEPDYLATVSNTIYSSIKDIDPEANWLQMSWIFYFEREHWTNERIEAMVKAVPQDKMMLLDYYCEKEEVWQMTDAFFGQPFIWCYLGNFGGNTMLAGNLDTVEKRIENAFAKNKNMWGLGSTLEAFDVNPLMYEYVFEKVWTNKSTNTDKWIKNWADIRYGSENNNARESWNLLHKKIYKDPARLGQATLTNTRPTLAGSGNWTTDPTINYDNKELFKIWQLLLEKPSTKTSYQYDVTNIGRQVLGNLFSELRADFTKNYNNKNRRGLKESGEKMLTLFDDLDKLLGTQSSFLLGKWLEDAKSFGVTKEEEKYYEHNARNIITTWGTGAQSLNDYANRSWAGLTKGFYKKRWQMFIDDVTTSVENNKPFDKDAFFKKVTQFEWDWTQGNELYEAKPKGNSVQIAKDLVAKYRTYFNN